From Ensifer sp. WSM1721, one genomic window encodes:
- a CDS encoding Tm-1-like ATP-binding domain-containing protein, with the protein MSPAAPLPRIVVIGTGDTKSDELQFMASVIDEAGGLPVMVDVSILDDPPYAPDYSKHDVAKAAGTTIEAIVASGDENSAMALMAKGAATLTRGLYDAGLMEGVVMLGGSMGTDLALDVAAVLPLGIPKFVISTIAYSHLIPPERIAPDLMMILWAGGLYGLNGICRSALSQACGAVVGAAKHGMKPEGERPLIGMTSLGSSCLKYMKHLKPELEKRGYDVAVFHSTGMGGRAFEAIAAQKGFAAVFDLCIQEVSNHHYGTVVTSGPDRLENAGRAGIPQIVAPGAVDMVDLQAWQDLPAIFADRPYHAHNRLIGSVTSSPEGRREIARLVGRKLATAEANVAFLLPIEGLQEWDRPEEPLHDPEGLDAFLDEIRKALPATVTLQEVEAHINASAFSEKALEIFDAWVGEGIVPEGRP; encoded by the coding sequence ATGAGCCCTGCGGCGCCTTTGCCAAGGATAGTCGTCATCGGGACCGGTGACACCAAAAGCGACGAACTGCAGTTCATGGCGTCGGTCATCGATGAAGCGGGAGGCCTGCCGGTGATGGTCGACGTCAGCATTCTGGACGATCCGCCCTATGCCCCCGACTACTCAAAACACGACGTCGCCAAAGCGGCCGGAACAACCATCGAGGCGATCGTCGCAAGCGGCGACGAGAACAGCGCCATGGCCCTGATGGCGAAAGGTGCAGCCACCCTCACTCGCGGTCTCTACGATGCTGGCCTGATGGAGGGCGTGGTCATGCTGGGCGGCTCCATGGGAACGGATCTGGCCCTCGACGTTGCCGCTGTGCTGCCGCTCGGCATACCTAAATTCGTCATTTCGACGATCGCCTATTCTCACCTCATCCCGCCGGAGCGTATCGCGCCGGATCTGATGATGATCCTTTGGGCGGGCGGGCTCTATGGACTGAACGGCATCTGCCGGTCCGCCCTGTCGCAAGCCTGCGGCGCAGTGGTCGGAGCGGCGAAACACGGCATGAAGCCGGAGGGCGAGCGGCCGCTCATCGGCATGACCTCACTTGGCTCCTCCTGCCTCAAATATATGAAACATCTCAAACCGGAGCTCGAGAAGCGCGGCTATGACGTTGCCGTCTTCCATTCGACGGGCATGGGCGGGCGCGCCTTCGAGGCGATCGCCGCGCAGAAAGGCTTCGCGGCGGTTTTCGATCTCTGCATCCAGGAGGTCAGCAACCACCATTACGGCACCGTCGTCACCTCCGGGCCGGACCGGCTGGAGAACGCCGGGCGCGCCGGCATTCCGCAGATCGTCGCCCCCGGCGCCGTCGACATGGTCGATCTTCAGGCATGGCAGGACCTGCCCGCCATCTTTGCGGACCGCCCCTACCATGCCCATAACCGGCTGATCGGATCGGTCACCAGCTCGCCGGAAGGCCGGCGTGAGATTGCCCGGCTCGTCGGGCGAAAACTCGCCACTGCCGAAGCGAATGTCGCCTTCCTGCTACCGATCGAAGGCCTGCAGGAATGGGACAGGCCTGAGGAACCGTTGCACGATCCTGAAGGGCTCGACGCCTTTTTGGACGAAATCCGCAAGGCGCTGCCGGCGACCGTCACCCTGCAAGAGGTCGAAGCCCATATCAATGCCTCGGCGTTCTCTGAGAAAGCGCTCGAAATCTTCGATGCTTGGGTTGGCGAAGGCATCGTTCCGGAAGGACGGCCATGA
- a CDS encoding aldehyde dehydrogenase yields MQDKIDQLRTLPVAPQSLFIGGAWREPIGGAVIEVISPIDGSKLTTIADAGAEDVDLAAQAARAAFEKGTWSKAAPAERKKVLLRIAELIEKNALEIAVLGVRDNGTEISMALKAEPGSAAATFRYYAEAIDKVYGEIAPTPANVLGLVHREPVGVVAAIVPWNFPMMIGAWKIAPALAVGNSVVLKPAEGASLSLLKLASLCAEAGLPAGVLNVVTGRGATTGEAIGLHRDIDVLTFTGSGSVGRRLLEYSARSNLKRVYLELGGKSPNIVFADAPDLDQAARVSAHGIFRNSGQVCVAGSRLLVEKAIHEEFSATVARIAANIKVGDPLQLSTEAGAIASELQLEKDLRYAEQALAEGAALRTGGSRIHEDTGGYYMQPTVFDVKPEMTLAREEVFGPILAVIPFETEAEALHIANATDHGLASAVWTSNLSLAHRMVGGIRAGVVHVNTYGGADNTVPLGGVKQSGNGHDKSLHALDKYVDLKTAWIHL; encoded by the coding sequence ATGCAGGACAAGATCGACCAACTCCGAACATTGCCTGTCGCGCCCCAATCACTTTTCATCGGCGGCGCATGGCGAGAACCGATCGGCGGCGCTGTCATTGAGGTCATCTCTCCGATCGACGGCAGCAAGCTGACGACCATCGCCGATGCGGGCGCCGAGGATGTGGACCTCGCCGCCCAAGCGGCGCGAGCCGCCTTCGAAAAGGGTACCTGGTCGAAGGCAGCACCCGCGGAGCGCAAGAAGGTCCTCCTTAGGATTGCCGAACTGATCGAGAAGAACGCTTTGGAAATCGCAGTCCTCGGCGTCCGCGACAATGGCACCGAGATCTCGATGGCGCTGAAGGCCGAGCCGGGAAGCGCCGCAGCCACTTTCCGCTACTATGCCGAGGCGATCGACAAGGTCTATGGCGAGATCGCGCCGACGCCCGCAAACGTCCTGGGACTGGTCCACCGCGAGCCGGTTGGCGTCGTCGCGGCGATCGTGCCTTGGAATTTCCCGATGATGATCGGCGCCTGGAAAATCGCCCCGGCGCTTGCTGTGGGCAATTCGGTGGTGCTGAAACCTGCCGAGGGCGCCTCCCTGAGCCTGCTGAAATTGGCGTCCCTCTGCGCCGAGGCCGGGCTACCGGCAGGGGTGCTCAACGTCGTCACCGGCCGCGGCGCGACGACGGGCGAGGCGATCGGCCTGCACAGGGATATCGACGTGCTGACCTTCACCGGCTCCGGTAGCGTCGGTCGTCGCCTGCTTGAATATTCGGCGCGTTCCAACCTCAAGCGCGTCTACCTCGAACTCGGCGGCAAGTCGCCCAATATCGTCTTTGCCGATGCGCCGGATCTCGACCAGGCGGCTAGGGTCAGCGCCCACGGCATCTTCCGCAACTCCGGACAGGTCTGCGTCGCCGGTTCGCGGCTGCTTGTGGAAAAAGCAATTCACGAAGAGTTCTCCGCGACGGTGGCGAGGATCGCCGCCAACATCAAGGTCGGTGATCCACTCCAACTCTCAACTGAAGCCGGCGCCATCGCAAGCGAACTCCAGCTCGAGAAGGATTTGAGGTACGCCGAGCAGGCGCTTGCCGAGGGCGCTGCTTTGCGTACCGGCGGCAGTCGGATTCATGAGGACACCGGGGGGTATTACATGCAGCCGACCGTCTTCGACGTGAAGCCGGAAATGACCCTTGCGAGAGAGGAGGTCTTTGGACCCATCCTGGCCGTCATTCCCTTCGAAACCGAAGCGGAGGCACTGCATATTGCCAATGCCACCGACCACGGCCTCGCGTCAGCCGTCTGGACGTCCAATCTCTCCCTTGCGCACCGAATGGTCGGGGGCATCCGTGCGGGTGTCGTGCACGTCAACACTTATGGCGGCGCGGACAACACCGTTCCGCTTGGTGGCGTCAAGCAGTCTGGCAACGGCCATGACAAGTCGCTTCACGCGCTCGACAAATATGTCGATCTGAAGACCGCATGGATCCACCTCTAG
- a CDS encoding APC family permease, whose amino-acid sequence MDTHNSPGAGQNQLRKNSLGVGAVTFLVVSAAAPLTAVAGGVPLSMLLGNGAGIPLTFLLVTALLLLFSVGYVAMARHIRNAGAFYAYTAQGLGGLMGGAAALIAILAYNAMQIGVFGLFGAATSGFFAQQVGLVLPWWVWTYIGIAAVAVFGYRRVDLSAKVLTVLVVLEYLVVLVIDAAILFTGGDSGLSAAPFTPTAFWGGTPAIGILFCFAAFIGFEATTIYSEEAREPQKTVPRATYISVLTIGLFYMLTSWLMVNGAGVDKLVPELQGLADPTTFLFGLAERYVGHGITVVMSILFITSLFAGVLAFHNGVARYMYVAGREGLLPKSVGVTHPEFQSPHVGSAIQTIIAVLVVAIFAFTGQDPVLALFSWLTNVGTLAIILLMAFTAFAIVAFFGRNPGLESNILVTKILPVVTGVILLGLVYYIAVNFGAIAGANGVLAVLLPGLVLVAALIGFVAAARLKSADVVGFARLGAGQEA is encoded by the coding sequence ATGGATACTCACAACTCACCCGGCGCAGGTCAGAACCAGCTGCGCAAGAACAGCCTCGGGGTCGGCGCCGTGACATTCCTCGTGGTCTCCGCGGCCGCGCCGCTGACGGCAGTGGCGGGCGGCGTACCGCTCTCCATGCTGCTCGGCAATGGTGCAGGCATTCCGCTGACCTTTCTGCTGGTTACGGCGCTGCTACTGCTTTTTTCGGTCGGCTACGTCGCCATGGCCCGCCACATCCGCAACGCAGGCGCATTCTACGCCTATACCGCACAAGGCCTCGGTGGCCTCATGGGAGGGGCGGCAGCACTCATAGCAATCCTCGCCTACAATGCGATGCAGATTGGGGTTTTCGGCCTGTTCGGCGCAGCGACATCCGGCTTCTTCGCACAACAAGTCGGTCTCGTTCTTCCCTGGTGGGTCTGGACCTATATCGGTATTGCCGCTGTCGCCGTGTTTGGTTATCGCCGCGTCGACCTCTCGGCCAAGGTGCTGACCGTGCTGGTGGTCCTCGAATATCTGGTCGTCCTGGTCATCGATGCGGCGATCCTCTTCACCGGCGGCGACAGTGGCCTTTCCGCCGCCCCGTTCACGCCGACCGCCTTCTGGGGCGGCACGCCGGCGATCGGCATCCTCTTCTGCTTCGCTGCCTTCATCGGCTTCGAGGCAACCACCATCTACAGTGAGGAGGCCCGCGAACCGCAGAAGACAGTTCCGCGTGCCACCTATATCTCGGTGCTCACTATCGGTCTTTTCTACATGCTGACCTCCTGGCTGATGGTGAATGGCGCCGGCGTCGACAAGCTCGTTCCGGAACTGCAAGGCCTTGCCGATCCGACCACCTTCCTCTTCGGCCTCGCCGAACGCTATGTCGGCCATGGGATCACCGTCGTGATGAGCATTCTCTTCATCACCAGCCTGTTCGCCGGAGTGCTCGCCTTCCACAACGGCGTGGCCCGCTACATGTACGTGGCCGGCCGTGAGGGCCTGCTGCCGAAATCGGTCGGCGTCACGCATCCGGAATTCCAGAGCCCGCATGTCGGCTCGGCGATCCAGACGATCATCGCCGTACTCGTCGTGGCGATCTTTGCCTTCACTGGGCAGGACCCGGTTCTGGCGCTCTTTTCCTGGCTTACCAATGTCGGCACGTTGGCAATCATCCTGCTCATGGCGTTCACCGCCTTCGCCATCGTCGCCTTCTTCGGCCGCAATCCGGGCCTCGAAAGCAATATCCTGGTGACCAAGATCCTTCCCGTCGTGACCGGCGTGATCCTCCTGGGGCTGGTTTACTATATCGCCGTGAACTTCGGTGCGATCGCCGGAGCCAACGGTGTTCTCGCCGTGCTGCTGCCGGGCCTCGTGCTGGTTGCCGCACTCATCGGCTTCGTCGCTGCGGCGCGCTTGAAGTCTGCCGATGTGGTGGGCTTTGCACGGCTGGGTGCCGGGCAGGAAGCCTGA
- a CDS encoding phosphotransferase enzyme family protein, whose amino-acid sequence MDENRTELPMATLVGRALQALFHWGLADQTPELLKFRENAVFRVRLAGGAPAALRLHRPGYHDDRALASELQWMTALKAGGLHVPAPVPTLDGRDLVTLPATSTFASQHADIVSWMHGEELGRSGEPLRQAPERLTEIFGQLGEAMAELHNISDRWSPPASFVRPAWDFDGLLGENPFWGRFWDSPGLELGAARRLAALRPLLAERLRAAERLGLDYGLIHADLVRENVLVGAGHVELIDFDDAGYGWRMFDIATTLLRNRREAHFDLIQGALIAGYRRRRSLSDASLETLPLFLLLRSLTYIGWIGSRPATPDAQERQARYLTEALEIADELLHIPC is encoded by the coding sequence ATGGACGAGAACAGAACCGAATTGCCGATGGCGACCCTTGTCGGGCGAGCGCTGCAGGCGCTTTTCCATTGGGGCCTGGCCGATCAGACGCCGGAGCTGCTGAAATTCCGAGAGAACGCGGTATTCCGGGTACGCCTGGCCGGTGGCGCGCCCGCCGCCCTTCGGCTGCATCGCCCCGGCTATCACGACGACCGCGCGCTGGCTTCCGAGCTGCAGTGGATGACGGCGCTTAAGGCCGGCGGGCTCCATGTTCCGGCGCCGGTCCCGACGCTTGACGGCCGCGATCTCGTGACCTTGCCGGCCACTTCGACTTTCGCGAGCCAGCATGCCGACATCGTCAGTTGGATGCACGGTGAAGAGCTCGGCCGCTCGGGCGAGCCGCTCCGCCAGGCGCCCGAGCGGCTGACGGAGATCTTTGGACAACTTGGCGAGGCGATGGCCGAGCTCCACAATATCTCCGACCGCTGGAGTCCGCCGGCATCCTTCGTCCGTCCGGCATGGGACTTCGACGGACTGCTCGGGGAAAATCCCTTCTGGGGCCGTTTCTGGGATTCCCCGGGTTTGGAACTTGGTGCGGCAAGGCGGCTCGCGGCGCTAAGGCCGCTCCTCGCAGAGCGCTTGAGAGCGGCCGAGCGCCTCGGCCTCGACTATGGCCTCATCCATGCGGACCTGGTGCGCGAGAACGTGCTCGTCGGAGCTGGGCATGTTGAACTCATCGATTTCGACGATGCCGGCTACGGCTGGCGCATGTTCGACATCGCGACAACGCTCCTCAGAAACCGCCGCGAAGCGCATTTCGACTTGATCCAAGGGGCTCTCATAGCGGGCTATCGGAGGCGCCGTTCATTGTCGGATGCATCGCTCGAAACACTGCCGCTTTTCCTGCTGCTGAGGAGCCTCACCTATATCGGCTGGATCGGCAGCCGACCAGCTACGCCTGACGCACAAGAACGACAGGCACGGTATCTCACCGAAGCGCTGGAAATCGCCGACGAGCTTCTTCATATCCCATGTTAA
- a CDS encoding HAD family hydrolase, translating to MTGDRALILDFGGVVTRTLFETHDITERTLGLPPGSLTWRGPFDPANDPLWMAMQNREITERDYWLARTGEVGRMLGEEWTEMQTFVRRARGAEPELVLRPEARDAIVKAKAAGLKLAILSNELDLFYGVEFRQRFPLIELFDVIVDATYTKILKPDPRAYELVLSELGLPREACVFVDDQKKNIEGADAVRLPYVHFDVTRPAEGYARALGMLGL from the coding sequence ATGACAGGCGATCGTGCGCTAATTCTCGACTTCGGCGGCGTGGTGACCCGCACGCTGTTCGAAACCCACGACATCACCGAACGGACCCTGGGATTGCCGCCGGGGTCCCTCACCTGGCGGGGACCCTTCGATCCTGCAAACGACCCGCTCTGGATGGCGATGCAGAACCGCGAGATCACCGAACGCGACTATTGGCTCGCCCGCACAGGCGAGGTTGGCCGGATGCTGGGCGAGGAATGGACCGAGATGCAGACCTTCGTGCGCCGGGCCCGCGGCGCCGAACCGGAGCTGGTTCTCCGTCCGGAAGCCCGCGACGCGATCGTGAAAGCGAAGGCCGCCGGATTGAAGCTTGCCATCCTGTCGAACGAGCTCGACCTCTTCTACGGCGTCGAATTCCGCCAGCGCTTTCCGTTGATCGAGCTCTTCGACGTCATCGTCGATGCCACCTATACGAAAATACTGAAGCCCGATCCGCGCGCTTACGAGCTCGTTCTTTCCGAGCTCGGCCTCCCTCGCGAAGCCTGCGTCTTCGTCGACGACCAGAAGAAGAACATCGAAGGCGCCGATGCAGTGCGCCTGCCTTACGTGCATTTCGACGTTACTCGCCCCGCCGAGGGCTATGCCCGCGCGCTTGGCATGCTTGGGCTCTGA
- a CDS encoding aspartate aminotransferase family protein, with translation MSDKAALLARRERLLGRNMSLFYQDPVHLVRGEGVWLFDADGRRYLDCYNNVPHVGHCHPRVVEAIARQASTLNTHTRYLHEGILDYVERLTATFDHSLNAAILTCTGSEANDIALRMAQAVTGRTGVIATNHTYHGNTAAVSQLSTRMPPVGGYGGHVRHVPAPDSYRPLGGEPGEAFASAFAAEVEKAIASLANSPHGFSALIIDPFFANEGFPDLPSGFLDKTVAAVRKAGGLVIADEVQPGFGRIGSHMWGYQRAGIVPDVVTLGKPMGNGHPVGGVVANIDTMNAFRKAFRYFNTFGGNPVSCAAAMAVLDVIEDEKLIENARDVGEYTRAAFKKLAEKHSIIGDVRGSGLFMGTEFVLDRGTKEPAPDLATRIVNAMRERGVLMGKIGVHECSTKIRPPMPFSKENADLMLSTFDDVLSGL, from the coding sequence ATGTCCGACAAGGCCGCATTGCTCGCCCGCCGAGAACGCCTGCTCGGCCGGAACATGTCGCTCTTCTATCAGGATCCGGTCCACCTCGTCCGCGGTGAGGGCGTCTGGCTCTTTGATGCTGATGGAAGGCGCTACCTCGACTGCTACAACAACGTGCCGCATGTCGGCCATTGCCATCCGCGCGTCGTCGAGGCGATCGCCCGTCAGGCTTCGACCCTCAACACCCACACCCGCTATCTGCACGAGGGCATTCTCGATTATGTCGAGCGCCTGACGGCAACCTTCGATCACTCGCTCAATGCGGCGATCCTGACCTGCACCGGCAGCGAGGCGAACGACATCGCGCTGCGGATGGCCCAGGCGGTGACCGGCAGGACGGGGGTGATCGCCACCAACCACACCTATCACGGCAATACGGCCGCGGTGTCGCAGCTCTCCACCCGCATGCCGCCGGTCGGCGGCTATGGCGGCCATGTGCGGCATGTGCCGGCGCCTGACAGCTACCGGCCGCTCGGCGGCGAGCCCGGCGAGGCCTTCGCGTCCGCCTTCGCCGCGGAGGTGGAGAAGGCGATCGCCTCGCTCGCAAACAGCCCGCACGGCTTTTCTGCCCTGATCATCGATCCCTTTTTCGCGAATGAGGGCTTTCCCGACCTGCCGTCCGGCTTCCTCGACAAGACGGTTGCCGCCGTACGCAAGGCCGGCGGTCTCGTCATCGCCGACGAGGTCCAGCCGGGTTTCGGCCGCATCGGTTCACATATGTGGGGCTACCAGCGTGCCGGCATCGTTCCGGATGTCGTGACGCTCGGCAAGCCGATGGGCAACGGCCATCCGGTCGGCGGCGTCGTCGCGAACATCGATACGATGAACGCCTTCCGCAAGGCCTTTCGCTATTTCAACACTTTCGGCGGCAACCCGGTCTCCTGCGCCGCTGCGATGGCCGTGCTCGACGTGATCGAAGATGAGAAGCTCATCGAAAATGCCCGTGACGTCGGCGAATACACCCGAGCGGCCTTCAAAAAACTCGCCGAGAAGCATTCAATCATTGGTGACGTGCGCGGCAGCGGTCTTTTCATGGGCACCGAATTCGTTCTGGACCGGGGAACGAAAGAGCCCGCACCCGACCTCGCCACCAGGATCGTCAACGCGATGCGCGAGCGCGGCGTGCTGATGGGCAAGATCGGCGTGCACGAGTGCAGCACCAAGATCAGGCCGCCAATGCCGTTCTCGAAGGAGAATGCCGACCTGATGCTGTCGACCTTCGACGACGTCTTGTCCGGCCTGTGA
- a CDS encoding IclR family transcriptional regulator — translation MSTIGKALSLLDTVSRLEKEAGLTHIARLCGLDKATARRFLVELEKHGFVEQDPENRKYRIGSAPVRLARIREARYPFLRVAVPFIKALAEASTETVHLSEFSGSRLSTIHVEDSPRAHRVNVEVGTLLPFHATASGLAYLAFCPPDEIDAALSKPLERVTEYTIVDPAVVRGLLDETVARGFSINHQGIEAGVVSTAAPIRAPGGHPIGCVAIAAPMVRADQAGLMEFGAQVVAAANAISEKYYGSEKPAGTSAQIRRTG, via the coding sequence ATGAGCACGATAGGCAAAGCGCTTTCATTGCTGGACACGGTTTCGCGACTGGAGAAGGAAGCCGGGCTGACCCACATCGCCCGTCTGTGCGGACTCGACAAGGCGACGGCACGCCGCTTTCTGGTCGAGCTGGAGAAGCACGGCTTCGTCGAGCAGGATCCGGAAAACCGCAAATACCGAATTGGATCGGCGCCTGTCCGGCTGGCGCGGATCCGCGAGGCGCGGTACCCGTTCCTGCGCGTCGCCGTTCCATTCATCAAGGCGCTCGCGGAAGCGTCGACGGAAACGGTGCATCTTTCTGAGTTTTCCGGCAGCCGTCTGTCCACAATCCATGTCGAGGATTCCCCGCGCGCGCACCGCGTCAACGTAGAGGTCGGCACACTGCTGCCCTTTCATGCAACCGCCTCAGGTCTCGCCTATCTTGCCTTCTGCCCCCCAGACGAAATCGACGCCGCCCTCTCGAAGCCGCTCGAAAGGGTCACCGAATACACGATCGTCGATCCCGCAGTGGTGCGCGGCCTTCTTGATGAAACGGTGGCGCGCGGCTTTTCCATAAACCACCAGGGCATCGAGGCCGGCGTCGTGAGCACGGCTGCGCCGATCCGCGCACCTGGCGGCCATCCGATCGGCTGCGTCGCGATCGCAGCGCCGATGGTCAGGGCCGACCAGGCGGGACTCATGGAATTCGGTGCGCAAGTAGTCGCCGCGGCCAACGCAATTTCGGAAAAATACTACGGGTCAGAAAAGCCCGCGGGAACCAGTGCGCAAATCAGGAGGACAGGCTGA
- a CDS encoding TetR/AcrR family transcriptional regulator yields MLELRERASVSGGAMAHHFPAKRELGWWSSAIGWPKPSGKRGSNRCIGNGSLSP; encoded by the coding sequence ATGTTGGAGCTCCGCGAAAGGGCTTCAGTGTCCGGCGGTGCAATGGCGCATCATTTCCCGGCGAAGCGCGAACTTGGCTGGTGGTCATCCGCGATCGGGTGGCCGAAGCCGTCCGGCAAACGTGGATCGAACCGCTGCATTGGCAATGGAAGTCTCTCACCATGA
- a CDS encoding aspartate aminotransferase family protein, whose amino-acid sequence MRETNFLIENNARHLWHPMAHPAEMQAHPPRIVNAAEGVEIVDIHGKKVLDAVGGLWNVNLGYSCEPVKKAICDQLGELPYYSTFRGTTNSPLIELSYELAGWFKEDGLTRSFFTSGGSDSVETCLRLARQYHKINGQPERTKFIALKKGYHGTHFGGASVNGNQNFRRNYEPLLPGVFHLPAPWTYRNPFGASDGAEIAAAIGRLFEEEIAFQGADTIAALIVEPVLGAGGVIVPHATFLPLMREICDRHGILLIADEVITAFGRTGAWTGSRLWGVKPDLMSTAKAITNGYFPFGAVMISEKVAEVFESNRNAVGTIGHGYTYSGHPVGAAAALATLKETKRLNVAANAAARGEELLRGLHNLENKHELVGDVRGKGLMCALELVSNREKKTPAGKEVLQKVQDATYEAGVLVRTSGPNVILSPPLVITAKDVARIIDALDAGLAAAGGR is encoded by the coding sequence ATGCGTGAGACCAACTTTCTGATCGAGAACAACGCCCGCCACCTGTGGCACCCGATGGCGCATCCGGCCGAGATGCAGGCCCATCCGCCCCGCATCGTCAATGCGGCCGAAGGTGTCGAGATCGTCGATATCCACGGCAAGAAGGTGCTGGACGCGGTTGGGGGCCTTTGGAACGTCAATCTCGGCTATTCCTGTGAGCCGGTAAAAAAGGCGATCTGCGACCAGTTGGGCGAGCTGCCCTATTATTCGACGTTCCGAGGCACCACCAACTCGCCGCTGATCGAGCTCTCCTACGAGCTTGCTGGGTGGTTCAAGGAGGATGGCCTCACCCGCTCTTTCTTCACGTCCGGCGGCTCGGACTCGGTCGAGACCTGCCTGCGCTTGGCGCGGCAATATCACAAGATCAACGGCCAGCCAGAGCGCACCAAGTTCATCGCCCTGAAAAAGGGCTATCACGGGACCCATTTCGGCGGCGCATCGGTGAACGGCAACCAGAATTTCCGCCGCAACTACGAGCCGCTGCTGCCGGGAGTCTTCCACCTGCCGGCGCCCTGGACCTACCGCAACCCCTTCGGCGCAAGCGACGGGGCGGAGATCGCGGCGGCGATTGGGCGCCTGTTCGAAGAGGAGATTGCTTTCCAGGGCGCAGACACGATCGCGGCCTTGATCGTCGAACCGGTGCTTGGCGCGGGCGGCGTCATCGTTCCGCACGCAACCTTCCTGCCGCTGATGCGCGAGATCTGCGACCGGCACGGCATCCTGCTGATCGCCGACGAAGTCATCACCGCCTTCGGACGCACCGGCGCCTGGACCGGGTCGCGCCTCTGGGGCGTGAAGCCCGATCTCATGTCCACCGCCAAAGCGATCACCAACGGTTATTTTCCATTCGGCGCGGTGATGATCAGCGAGAAGGTCGCCGAGGTGTTCGAAAGCAACAGGAATGCCGTCGGCACGATCGGCCATGGCTACACCTATTCCGGCCATCCCGTCGGCGCTGCCGCGGCTCTCGCGACGCTCAAGGAAACCAAGCGGCTGAATGTTGCCGCCAATGCCGCCGCACGCGGAGAGGAGCTGTTGCGCGGCCTCCATAACCTTGAGAACAAGCACGAGCTTGTCGGCGATGTTCGCGGCAAGGGGCTGATGTGCGCGCTCGAACTTGTGAGCAATCGCGAGAAAAAGACCCCCGCGGGCAAGGAAGTCCTGCAGAAGGTTCAGGATGCCACTTACGAGGCCGGCGTCCTGGTGCGCACCTCCGGGCCAAATGTCATCCTGTCGCCGCCGCTGGTCATCACCGCCAAGGATGTCGCTCGCATCATCGACGCGCTCGATGCAGGTCTTGCCGCCGCCGGAGGACGATGA